The Oenanthe melanoleuca isolate GR-GAL-2019-014 chromosome 1A, OMel1.0, whole genome shotgun sequence genome contains a region encoding:
- the CDKN1B gene encoding cyclin-dependent kinase inhibitor 1B: MSNVRISNGSPTLERMEARQSEYPKPSACRNLFGPVNHEELNRELKKHLQEMEEAYQRKWNFDFQNHRPLEGRYEWQAVEKGSSPDFYFRPPRLRKAVCKSAGRQSLDVNGNCQSVVFVGSQGISEDTHCVAQKTDVSENQTDLAEQCTAQRKRPAADDSSPQNKRANTTEEEVSEDSPSASSVEQTPKKSSPGRHQT; this comes from the exons ATGTCAAACGTCCGCATTTCTAATGGGAGCCCTACCCTGGAGCGCATGGAGGCCAGGCAGTCGGAGTACCCGAAGCCGTCAGCGTGCAGGAACCTCTTCGGGCCGGTGAACCACGAAGAGCTCAACAGGGAGCTGAAGAAACACctgcaggagatggaggaggcGTACCAGAGGAAGTGGAATTTCGATTTCCAGAATCACAGGCCGCTGGAAGGCAGGTACGAGTGGCAAGCCGTGGAGAAGGGGAGCTCGCCCGACTTCTACTTCAGACCCCCCCGGCTACGGAAAGCCGTCTGCAAGTCCGCCGGCCGCCAGAGCTTGGATGTAAACGGGAATTGCCAAAGCGTGGTTTTTGTCGGTTCTCAGGGAATCTCAGAGGACACTCACTGTGTAGCTCAAAAGACTGATGTTTCAGAAAATCAGACGGACTTAGCAGAGCAGTGCACTGCCCAGAGGAAAAGACCCGCGGCCGATG ATTCCTCTCCTCAAAATAAAAGAGCCAACACAACAGAAGAAGAGGTTTCAGAAGACTCCCCCAGTGCCAGTTCAGTGGAGCAAACACCCAAGAAATCAAGCCCGGGAAGACATCAAACGTAA